Within the Streptomyces vilmorinianum genome, the region AGGCCCAGCCCTTCGAAGGCATGGTGCACGGCCAGTGCCACTCCCGCCGACATGTATCCCTGGCCGGCGTAGGGAAGGAACGCGGCATAGCCCAGCACGCCCCGCTGATAAGGGCCGCGCACGATTCCGTTTATGTTGATCATTCCCACGAGGTCGCCCCGGTCCTTGAGGCTCAGCACCATGCAGGCGGCGGTAGCCTGATCGGATCGCGCGAGGTAGGCCGAGAACCCGCTGGGCGTACGGGGCATCGTGACCCAAGGATGGTGGAACTCCGCACTGATGCGGACCAGTTCGAGGAACCTCGGCTCGTCGGCGGCAACGACCGGACGGAGTACGACTTGTGACGTGCGATCAAGTTCGATACCCACGTGCCGGAGTGTAGGGCATACCTCCGGACGAGGAACCGCGGACGCCGGGACGGAAGGGGCTTGCGCTGCTAGTCTGAGATGACCGGGGGCGATTCGGTGACGTCCTCTCACATCGCGCATCGCGCGCGATCCTCCTGTCCGGGAACTCAGCACTCTCGATCGGCCATCATCTCCCTCCCACGGTGGAAAAGGTGACCATGAGCGATATCGAACCTCTCGGGCGTCCCCTTCCTGATCTCAGGAACGTCTCACTGGCAAGCCTTGCCACGGATTCCACGGGCCTGGTCACGGAACTTCGCGCCCGCGCCCTCGCCGGCGCCCTCGCAACGGGCCTTCCCGCCCGGATGGCGGCCTTCAACTCCGAAATCGGCGGGGGCGAGTGCTTCCCTTCATCGACCAGTTCGTCCTGAAGGTCCACGGCTCCTGCGACCTCGCCTGTGATCACTGTTACGTCTACGAACACGCGGACCAGAGCTGGCGGGCAAAGCCGCGGACCATGAGTCCGGCCGTCGCGGAACAGGTGGCGAAGCGCATCGCGGAGCACGCGGAAAAGCATGGGATACCCATGGTGCGCATCACTCTCCACGGAGGCGAACCGCTCCTTCTCGGAATCTCGCGCATGCGCGAGCTGATCCGAACGCTCCGGGCGGTTCTGGACGACGTGGTCCGGCTCAGTCTCCACGTCCAGACCAACGGCGTGACCCTGAGCGAGCGGTTCTGCGGGCTCTTCGACGCGTCGGGTGTGCAGGTGGGTGTCTCCCTCGACGGCGACAAGGCCTCCAACGACCGGCACCGTCGATACGCGAACGGCCGCAGCAGCCATGCCGCGGCGCTGCGCGGACTCGCCCTGCTGAGGCGCCCGGAGTTCCGTCACCTCTACGGCGGGATCCTCTGCACCGTGGACGTCGCGAACGACCCGATCGCGGTGTACGAGGCGTTACTGGAAGAGGCGCCGCCTCGCCTCGACTTTCTGCTGCCCCACGCCACATGGGCGAATCCGCCGCCCCGGCACGGAGAGGCGCGGGCACCTTATGCCGCCTGGCTGAGCCGTATCCACGCACGCTGGATCGCCGACGGCCGGCCCGTACCGATCCGGATGTTCGAGGCGCTCGCGTCGGCCTCCTGGGGTGGAGCGAGCGGCAGCGAGGCCGTGGGGCTCCGGCCCGTCGCCCTCGCCGTGGTGGACACCGACGGATCGTGGGAGCAGGCGGACTCCTTGAAGACGGCGTACGACGGCGCACCCGCGACGGGCATGTCCGTCTTCACGCACAGCGTGGACCGACTCCTGACCCATCCCGGCGTCGCCGCGCGGAACCAGGGCTACGCGGACCTCTGTGCCACGTGTCTCGCCTGCCCGGTGGTCGGTATCTGCGGGGGCGGTCTCTATGCCCACCGCTACCGGCCGGGCAACGGCTTCGACAATCCGTCGGTGTACTGCGCCGATCTCAAGGTTCTGGCGTCGGAGATCCCGGCCGCGCGGATGCGGGCGATCGCGGCTCCGCGCGGAGGCGATCCCCCAGGGCCCGTCGTCCATCAGTTGCCGGACGGACATCAGTTGCCGGACGGAGCCTTCGACGCGTTCGCCGCCGGTGCGGGAACGGTCGAAGGAACGAAGGCCCTTGAGGACATGCGGCTCTCGCTGACCCGGGCCCTCATCGCGGGGTTGGTCGGGCTGGATCCGGGCGACGGCTCGTCGGACCTGGCGGCGGCGGCCGCGCACGGCGGGGAGCTCCTGCTCGAACTGGATCGCAGCCATCCCGTCGAGACGGCGGAGGTCCTCCGTCACCCGTTCGTCCGGACATGGGTGACGCGCTGCCTCCGCCCCGACGGCGCCGGGGACGGGGACGGGGAGCGCGACCGAGCGCACATCGCCGGCATCGCGGCAGCCGTCGCCATGCGAGCCGGTGTCACGACGCGCCTGTCCCTGCCCGTGAGGGCCGGACTGGTCCATCTGCCGGGCCTGGGCGCGGTGCGGGTCGAACACGCAGGGCCCACCGCGGAGTTGACTGTCGAGCGACGGACCGGCCGGCCGCCCCGCGGCTGGATCGGCGTCAGACGGCTGACCACGTCCTGGCTGCCCGTGACCGTCGAGGACCTCGACCCGTACCGCGTCGCCCGCCACGACCAGGTCGCCCTCGACCGTCTGTCCCCGCGGCAGTGGACCGCCTGGCAGGTCGCCCTCAGCCGTGCGGGACGCGAACTGTCCCTGCTGGTCCCGCAGTACGCGGCCCCGCTGCGCGCCGGGTTACGGGCCGTGGTCCCCCTGGCGGTGACGCCGTCGGAGGGGGAATCCATCGTCCAGGGGCAGGCCTTCGGTGTCGCGGCCTTGGCGCTGCCCACGAGAGCCGCCGATGCCGCCGCCGCTCTGGTCCTGGAATTCCGGCGCGGCACGCTCGACGCGTTGATGGACGCGTACGCGTTCTTCGACACCGCGCAGTCCGTCTCCCTCTCGGTGCCCTGGCGAACCGCCCCCGTACCGGTCAGCCAGGCGCTCCACGGCCTCTACGGACAGGTGGCCCTGGCGGAGCTGTGGCGTGCGCGTTCCACGAGGCTCCCGCGCCGCGGGGCTCCGGGCGCCCCCGCCCAGGTCCGTCGGGCCGTCTCGGCGTTCCGCCGCCATCTGGCGTGGGCCGACGTCACCGTGGACGCGCTCGCCACCGGGGCCGCATGGGCCCCGGCCGGAGCGCGGTTCACGGCCGGCCTGCGCACCACGATCGACCGCCTCGCCGCTGACCCGACACCGACGCCGACGCCGACGCCGACCTCGACCTCGACGCCGACCTCGACGCCGACCTCGACGCCCACGACGGCCGTACCTCGCCGCGCGTCCGCGTCACGAAGGGCCGGAACGCCCGCATGAACGCAGACACCGGGAACAACGCCTTCGGTGGCCGCGCCGCCAATGTGGTCCAGGCAGGGATCATCTACGGCGGCGTGAACGGGCGTGGAGACATTCTGCCGGTGCCGAGGCAACTGCCCCGGGCCGCGACCTTCTTCACGGACCGGGCGGACGCCCAGGCCGCGCTGGGCGAGCTCGCCGCGACGACGAACGCGGTCGCCGTGATCTCCGGGCCGGCGGGGGTGGGCAAGAGCGCCCTTGCCGTCCTCTGGGGACACAACGCCAGGGACCGCTACCCGGACGGCCAGCTCTACGTCAACCTGAGGGGCTACGACCGGCTCGCTCCCCTCCCGCCCGAAGAGGTCCTTCACGGGTTCCTGTCCGCCCTGGGTACGCCGGCCGACCGGATACCCGGCGATCTGAACGCCATGTCCGCGCTCTTCCGCTCCCTGCTCGACGGGAAACGCGTGCTGCTGGTGGCGGACAACGCGAGCAGTCCCGACCAGGTACGGCCGCTGCTCCCGTCCGCACCCGGCTGCTTCACGATCGTCACGAGCAGAAGCCGGCTCGGCGGCCTGACGGCCATGGACGGCGCCACGCCCGTGCCGATCAGGCCGCTCGACACGCCTGAGGCGGTGGAGCTGTTCCGCCTTCTGTCGGGTCACCACGACGTGGAGGGCGCGACCCGGCTGGTGCGTCGCTGCGGCCGTCTCCCGCTCACCGTCCGGATCGCCGCCCAGCAGGCGGGCTCCGGAACGAGTCTGAGCGAACTTCTCGAGGAGCTGGCCGGTGACGGCCGCCGGCTGGAGGCACTGTCCACACTGGACGAGGGAAACGAGGTTCGCACCGTGTTCTCGTGGTCGTACCAGCACCTGTCGCCCGCCACCGCCAGAGCGTTCCGGCTGCTCGCGCTGCACGCCGGGCCGGATTTCTCCGTGTCGACGGCCGCCGCGCTGACGGCTCTGCCCGAGAACGCTGCCCTGCGTGTGCTGCGCGAGCTGGCAGCGGTGAACATGCTGGAGGTGACGGGAACGAGACGGTACGGGTACCACGACCTGCTGCGGGACTACGCCCGGGAGCGGGTCGAGGAGGAGGAGACCCCCGAGGCGCGGGCCGAGGCTCTGCACCGCGAGCTGTCCCAGTATCTCCGGATGGCGGACGCCGCCGACCGGGTGCTCGTCCCCGAGCGGCGGCACGTGCCGCTCGAACACCACGCGGACCGGGAGCACGTGGCGTTCCAGGGGCCCGCGGCCGCACTCGAGTGGTGCGACACCGAACTGCCCAGCCTCGTCCCCGCCGTGGGCCAGGCCGTGGAGCTCGGTCTGGACGACGTGGCGTGGAAGATCCCGGTGGCGCTGGTGTACTTCCTGCGTCTGCGCGGGCACAACACGCACCGGCGCGACCTGTCGAACGCCGCGGTCGTGGCCGCGCGCCGCCTGGGCGACCAGTGGGCCGAGACCTGGAGCCTGATCTGTCTTGCCGGGGCGGAATCGGACATGGGCTGCCACGAGGACGCCATGCGCCACTTCACCGAGGCGCTGAGGATCAGTCAGGAGATCGGCGACTCCCAGTGGCAGGCGACGAGCATCTACAACGTCGCCTGGACGCTCCGCCTCATGGGACGGCACGAGGAAGCGCTGGAACGCCAGCGGGAGGCCTTGCCGATCCACCGGAGCAACGGTGACCGGCGAGGCGAGTCGATCACGCTGACCGAGATCGGAGCGCTGAACCTGACCCTCGGCCGACCGGCTGAGGCGTTCGAGGACTACGAGCAGGCCCTGGCCGGTGCGCGCGCCACGGCGGATCTGCCGACGGAAGCCACGTCACTGCACGGCCTGGGGGACGTGTGCCGAACCCTCGGCCGGACCAGCGAGGCGATCGACCGGTACGAGCGGGCCGTCGAGGTACGACGACGGGTCGGGGACCTGCTGGGCCTGGCGCGCTCGCTGGTCCGGCTGGGCGAGCAACTCGACACCGTCGGCCGGGAGGCCGTCGCCCGGGAGGCACTGACCGAGGCGCTCGCGATCCTCGAGTCCCTGGGGAACCCGATGGCGGAGGAGGTCCGGCGCCGCCTCGGGGACGGCGGCGGGGAAGAGCCCGGGGACTCGCCGCCGCCCGGGGACTCGCCGCCGCCCGCGGACCGCCCCTGACACCGGGGCCGTACCTCCGGAGCCGCGTGACCGGCCCGGCGCGCCCATCGAAACGCTTCGGTGAGGGCTTGCCACGTCGAGTATGTTTACGTAAACATACTCGGGAGGAGCGATGCCTCGCACCCCGCACCGCACTTTCGAGTACAGGAGCAGCAAGCCCATGCCCGTTCTTCAGACAGACAAGGCCGGTTTCCTGCTCGACGGCCAAGCCTTCCGGATCCTGTCCGGCGGGCTGCACTACTTCCGGGTCCACCCCGAGCAGTGGGCGGACCGTCTGCGTAAAGCGCGGCTCATGGGTCTCAACACCGTCGAGACCTACGTGCCGTGGAACCTCCACCAGCCGCGGCCCGACCGCTTCCACCTGGACGGCGGGCTCGACCTGCCCCGCTTTCTCGAACTCGCCGCCGCCGAGGGGCTGTACGTCCTGCTGCGCCCCGGGCCGTACATCTGTGCCGAGTGGGAGGGTGGCGGGCTTCCGTCCTGGCTGCTCGCCGAGCCCGGCATGCGGCTGCGCTCCCGTGACCCCCGCTTCCTCGCCGCCGTCGACGACTACTTCGGCCGCCTGCTCACCCCGCTGAGGCCGTACCTCGCCTCGCAGGGCGGACCGGTGCTGGCCGTGCAGGTGGAGAACGAGTACGGGGCGTACGGCGACGACACCGCGTACCTGGAACACCTCGCGGACTCGCTGCGCCGCTGCGGGGTCGACGTGCCCCTCTTCACCTGCGACCAGCCGGTCGACCTGGAGCGGGGCGCGCTGCCCGGTGTCCTCGCCACCGCGAACTTCGGCAGCCGCTCGGCCCACCACCTGGCCGCCCTGCGCGCCCAGCGCCCGGACGGGCCGCTGATGACGACGGAGTTCTGGATCGGCTGGTTCGACCGCTGGGGCGCGCGGCACGTGGTCCGCGAGGCGGACCAGGCCGCACGGGAGCTGGACGAACTCCTCGCCGCGGGCGCCTCGGTCAACTTCTACATGTTCCACGGCGGCACCAACTTCGGTTTCACCAACGGCGCCAACGACAAGCACACCTACCGGCCCACCGTCACGTCCTACGACTACGACGCCCCGCTCGACGAGGCCGGTGACCCGACGGAGAAGTACACCGCCTTCCGCGAGATCATCGCCAAGTACGCGCCCGTCCCGGGCGGACCCGTCCCCGCCCCTGGCCGCAAACTTGCCCTGCCCGCCGTCGCGTTGACCGAGACCGCGCAGCTGCTTCCGAACGCCGCCGCGCTCGCTCCCGCCGTCGAGTCCCGTCACCCCCTCACCATGGAGGAGCTGGAGCAGGACTTCGGCTTCGTCCTCTACGAGACCACCTTGCCCGGGCACGGACCCGCCCTGCTCGAGGTCGAGCAGGTCCGCGACCGGGCGCAGGTCTTCGTCGACGGACAGCCGGTCGGCGTCCTGGAGCGCGAGGGCCATGAGCACGCCGTGGCCTTCACGGTCCCCCGGGCCGGCACCGCACTCACGATCCTCGTCGAGAACCAGGGACGGGTGAACTACGGCCAGGGCATCCACGACCGCAAGGGGCTGCTCGGCGAGGTCCTCCTCGACGGCGCCGCGCTCACGGGCTGGACCAACCGTCCGCTCCCGCTCACCACGACGGCCGACGTCCCCTTCGCGGCCACCACCACGACACCCGTCGGTCCGGCCTTCCACCGCGGCACCTTCGAGCTGACCGAGACGGCCGACACGTTCCTGCACCTCGACGGCTGGACCAAGGGCAACGCCTGGGTCAACGGCTTCCCGCTCGGCCGCTACTGGTCCCGTGGCCCACAGCGGTCGCTGTACGTCCCCGCGCCCGCCCTGCGCCCCGGGACGAACGAGATCGTCGTCCTGGAACTCCACGCCGCCCACCGCGCCCGTACCGTCGACTTCCGCCAGGCCGCCGACCTCGGCCCCATCGAGGAGTAGAGGAGTAGGGGACGGCAGGGCATGCCAGAGGCCGGGCGCCGACCGCGAGTCGGTGCCCGGCCCGTTCGCGCGGAGCCGTCCTCCGTTCAGCCGTCAGCCGTCAGCCGTCAGCCGTCAGCCGAAGCGCAGCTGCTGGTTCGTCCCGCCGTTGCAGGTGTACTGGCGGACGGCGACGCCGTCGGCGGTCGAACCCGCGCTCACATCAAGGCACTTGTCGCTGTGCCGGGCCACGAGGGTGACGTGCCCCGTGTCGGCGGCCCGCACCGCCCACTCCTGGTTCCGGCCGCCGTTGCAGCCGTACTGGAAGACCTGCGCACCGTCCGCGCTCGAAGCCCCGCTCACATCAAGGCACTTGCCGCTGTGCCGGGCCACGACGCTCACGTAGCCGGTCGCGGCCGGACGGAGGGACCACTGCTGGTTCGTCCCGCCGTTGCACGCGTACTGCACGACCGAGGCGCCGTCGGACGTCGAACCGCCCACCACGTCCAGGCACTTGGAGCTGTGCCGGAAGACCGGCGCCTGCCAGGTGTCCGCCGCGGTCGTACGGAAGGTCCAGGACTGGTTGGCCCCCGTGGTCGGCCGGTAGACGCCGACGGGGGCTCCGTCGTTCGTCGCGGCGCCGAAGACGTCCAGGAGGAGGCCGGAGGCGCTGTTGACCAGGGTGGCGTGGCCGTCACCGGTCGTCGAGCGCATCCACTGCTGGTCGGCGCCCGTTCCCGGGGTCGCGAAGCCGAGCGCCCCGGCCGTGACGGCGAGCGCCTTGCCCGTCCTGGCGTTCGTCACGCGGTAGGTGGCGGTGCTGCTCCAGTCGGCCGGGGACAGCTTGGTGAAGGCCCATTGCTGGGCGGTGTCGGCCGGGTTCGAGGTGCGCTGCACGACGGCGTCCCTGCCGTCGACCGTGGCGACGGCGAGGGCCATTGCGCTGTGGTCGTTGAGGAGTTGCCGCGCCGCTCCGGTGGGTGCCCCGGTGGCCGCGGGGTCCACTCCCGTGACGCCCGGGAGGACGAACGTCGTGACGGAACCGGCGCCGACGGTGGCTTTCAGGGACGTGGACGAGACCATGAGGTCCGTTCCGCGCCGCAGGTTGCGGGTGGCGTCGGTGGTGTACTGCTCGACCGCGCCGCCGGCGCTCCGGAAGCCGCCGAGGTCGAGGGTGAGCTCGCGGGCCGTACCGCTCCGGTTGGTGTGGACGAGGACGAGTCCCCGGCCACCGGGACGTACGGCCGCCAGCGTGTCGGGGTCGTCGGTGGCGACGACACGGGCGCCGGGCCGGACGAAGCGGCTGTACTGGGCCATGGCCCAGTACTTCTTGTTCTTGCGCAGCGGTTCGGTGGCCGCGTCGGCCGGGGTGAAGTCGGTCTGGATGAGGCCCCAGTTGGAGTTCTCGCGCTCCGGGGTCATGTTCTCGTAGTCCTCGACGGCCTGCCACAGCACCCACGCCCGGGGCTCCAGCTCCCGGATGTCGTCGTTGATCCGGCGGGCGAGGTCGAGCGCGGGGCTCATGTCCGTGAAGCTCTGCGGGACGCTGCCGCCGAGGTCCACCTCCGACATCCACAGCGGGGTCGCCTCGCCCTTGGCGATGTCGCGGACGCCGGTGCGTCCGTTCGTCCCGTACGTGTGGGCGTTGATCCGCCCGACGGCGTCACGGACGGCGGGTGCGTACTGCTCCCAGTTCGTCCGGGCCAGTCCGGGGTTGGTCTCGTCCATGGCGGCGATCGGCGTGGCGATGCCCCGGGCGTCGAGCGCGGCGCGCAGGGTGCCGATCATCCGGGCCTGGGAGGCCGGGTCCCAGTGCGAGCCCTCCTGTCGCCCGCCGGCCCGCCAGTAGTCGGTGTTGGGCTCGTTGACCGGGGAGAGCGAGTCGAAGGTGACACCGGAGCCCTGTTCCGCGCGGCGGAGCGAGCCGGCGAGGTAGGCGGCGAACCGGTCGTACTGGTCGGAGCGCAGGTTGTCCTGCCGGGGGTCGACGGCTCCGGAGACGAGGCCGCTGTTCGTCATGAAGTACGGGGCGGAGTTGGAGAACGCCTCGAAGGTGTCGGCGCCGCGTGCCTGGGCGGCGCTCAGCCACCAGCGCTGGTTCGCGTCGGCCTGCGGGTTCCAGTGGGCGGGATTGTCCGGGTCCCACCAGTCGGGGCTCTCCGGGCCCGGCCGGTTCCAGTAACCGGGGACGGCGCCGCCGGGCCGCATGTAGGGGGCGGTCTCGGGGCTGTCGCCGCCGCCGATGTTGTAGCGGGCGATGGTGAAGCCGAGGCCGTTCGCGCCGTAGAGGTCGTCGGCGAGCCGGTTGCGCTGGGCGTCGGGCCAGCCGCCGGTGACGTTGGCGAACCAGGCGA harbors:
- a CDS encoding RICIN domain-containing protein codes for the protein MLSPRVRKAAGPPRRTRLRALVTASALLLPALAASPAGLVHAAETAAETAAEATAEARTVRPDPGYQQPAFEGWGTALAWFANVTGGWPDAQRNRLADDLYGANGLGFTIARYNIGGGDSPETAPYMRPGGAVPGYWNRPGPESPDWWDPDNPAHWNPQADANQRWWLSAAQARGADTFEAFSNSAPYFMTNSGLVSGAVDPRQDNLRSDQYDRFAAYLAGSLRRAEQGSGVTFDSLSPVNEPNTDYWRAGGRQEGSHWDPASQARMIGTLRAALDARGIATPIAAMDETNPGLARTNWEQYAPAVRDAVGRINAHTYGTNGRTGVRDIAKGEATPLWMSEVDLGGSVPQSFTDMSPALDLARRINDDIRELEPRAWVLWQAVEDYENMTPERENSNWGLIQTDFTPADAATEPLRKNKKYWAMAQYSRFVRPGARVVATDDPDTLAAVRPGGRGLVLVHTNRSGTARELTLDLGGFRSAGGAVEQYTTDATRNLRRGTDLMVSSTSLKATVGAGSVTTFVLPGVTGVDPAATGAPTGAARQLLNDHSAMALAVATVDGRDAVVQRTSNPADTAQQWAFTKLSPADWSSTATYRVTNARTGKALAVTAGALGFATPGTGADQQWMRSTTGDGHATLVNSASGLLLDVFGAATNDGAPVGVYRPTTGANQSWTFRTTAADTWQAPVFRHSSKCLDVVGGSTSDGASVVQYACNGGTNQQWSLRPAATGYVSVVARHSGKCLDVSGASSADGAQVFQYGCNGGRNQEWAVRAADTGHVTLVARHSDKCLDVSAGSTADGVAVRQYTCNGGTNQQLRFG
- a CDS encoding GNAT family N-acetyltransferase → MGIELDRTSQVVLRPVVAADEPRFLELVRISAEFHHPWVTMPRTPSGFSAYLARSDQATAACMVLSLKDRGDLVGMININGIVRGPYQRGVLGYAAFLPYAGQGYMSAGVALAVHHAFEGLGLNRLEADIQPGNTASLKLVQRLGFRREGLSPGFIKIAGEWCDHERWAITADMDLPVVHGE
- a CDS encoding FxsB family cyclophane-forming radical SAM/SPASM peptide maturase; its protein translation is MLPFIDQFVLKVHGSCDLACDHCYVYEHADQSWRAKPRTMSPAVAEQVAKRIAEHAEKHGIPMVRITLHGGEPLLLGISRMRELIRTLRAVLDDVVRLSLHVQTNGVTLSERFCGLFDASGVQVGVSLDGDKASNDRHRRYANGRSSHAAALRGLALLRRPEFRHLYGGILCTVDVANDPIAVYEALLEEAPPRLDFLLPHATWANPPPRHGEARAPYAAWLSRIHARWIADGRPVPIRMFEALASASWGGASGSEAVGLRPVALAVVDTDGSWEQADSLKTAYDGAPATGMSVFTHSVDRLLTHPGVAARNQGYADLCATCLACPVVGICGGGLYAHRYRPGNGFDNPSVYCADLKVLASEIPAARMRAIAAPRGGDPPGPVVHQLPDGHQLPDGAFDAFAAGAGTVEGTKALEDMRLSLTRALIAGLVGLDPGDGSSDLAAAAAHGGELLLELDRSHPVETAEVLRHPFVRTWVTRCLRPDGAGDGDGERDRAHIAGIAAAVAMRAGVTTRLSLPVRAGLVHLPGLGAVRVEHAGPTAELTVERRTGRPPRGWIGVRRLTTSWLPVTVEDLDPYRVARHDQVALDRLSPRQWTAWQVALSRAGRELSLLVPQYAAPLRAGLRAVVPLAVTPSEGESIVQGQAFGVAALALPTRAADAAAALVLEFRRGTLDALMDAYAFFDTAQSVSLSVPWRTAPVPVSQALHGLYGQVALAELWRARSTRLPRRGAPGAPAQVRRAVSAFRRHLAWADVTVDALATGAAWAPAGARFTAGLRTTIDRLAADPTPTPTPTPTSTSTPTSTPTSTPTTAVPRRASASRRAGTPA
- a CDS encoding glycoside hydrolase family 35 protein, with protein sequence MPVLQTDKAGFLLDGQAFRILSGGLHYFRVHPEQWADRLRKARLMGLNTVETYVPWNLHQPRPDRFHLDGGLDLPRFLELAAAEGLYVLLRPGPYICAEWEGGGLPSWLLAEPGMRLRSRDPRFLAAVDDYFGRLLTPLRPYLASQGGPVLAVQVENEYGAYGDDTAYLEHLADSLRRCGVDVPLFTCDQPVDLERGALPGVLATANFGSRSAHHLAALRAQRPDGPLMTTEFWIGWFDRWGARHVVREADQAARELDELLAAGASVNFYMFHGGTNFGFTNGANDKHTYRPTVTSYDYDAPLDEAGDPTEKYTAFREIIAKYAPVPGGPVPAPGRKLALPAVALTETAQLLPNAAALAPAVESRHPLTMEELEQDFGFVLYETTLPGHGPALLEVEQVRDRAQVFVDGQPVGVLEREGHEHAVAFTVPRAGTALTILVENQGRVNYGQGIHDRKGLLGEVLLDGAALTGWTNRPLPLTTTADVPFAATTTTPVGPAFHRGTFELTETADTFLHLDGWTKGNAWVNGFPLGRYWSRGPQRSLYVPAPALRPGTNEIVVLELHAAHRARTVDFRQAADLGPIEE
- a CDS encoding ATP-binding protein: MNADTGNNAFGGRAANVVQAGIIYGGVNGRGDILPVPRQLPRAATFFTDRADAQAALGELAATTNAVAVISGPAGVGKSALAVLWGHNARDRYPDGQLYVNLRGYDRLAPLPPEEVLHGFLSALGTPADRIPGDLNAMSALFRSLLDGKRVLLVADNASSPDQVRPLLPSAPGCFTIVTSRSRLGGLTAMDGATPVPIRPLDTPEAVELFRLLSGHHDVEGATRLVRRCGRLPLTVRIAAQQAGSGTSLSELLEELAGDGRRLEALSTLDEGNEVRTVFSWSYQHLSPATARAFRLLALHAGPDFSVSTAAALTALPENAALRVLRELAAVNMLEVTGTRRYGYHDLLRDYARERVEEEETPEARAEALHRELSQYLRMADAADRVLVPERRHVPLEHHADREHVAFQGPAAALEWCDTELPSLVPAVGQAVELGLDDVAWKIPVALVYFLRLRGHNTHRRDLSNAAVVAARRLGDQWAETWSLICLAGAESDMGCHEDAMRHFTEALRISQEIGDSQWQATSIYNVAWTLRLMGRHEEALERQREALPIHRSNGDRRGESITLTEIGALNLTLGRPAEAFEDYEQALAGARATADLPTEATSLHGLGDVCRTLGRTSEAIDRYERAVEVRRRVGDLLGLARSLVRLGEQLDTVGREAVAREALTEALAILESLGNPMAEEVRRRLGDGGGEEPGDSPPPGDSPPPADRP